The Dickeya poaceiphila DNA window AGGAGTGATCACCACCGGTGCAGTTGTCGTGGCCGAATTCAACAATGTGTCGTAATACCTGGCGGCATAGCTTTTTACCGCCACGGTAAATCGACTGGTCTGTGCCGCGACTACCTGCCATTCCCGCTGCTGCAGGTAGTCATTCCACCTGGTAGTTCCCCATATAGCCACGATAACGAGAATAATCAGCGAGACACCGGTACTCATAATGGCCCAGCCACGATCCGGCGTTTTTCTGGTTGAAATGTTCATGTTCACCACGTCAGTAAAGGTTGATACAGCATCTGCAACATCAGCAACTGGCCACCCCAGCACAGCCAGGGCCCCAATGGCCCTCCGTGGGATTGACGGCCAGCCAGTTGCCACAGGACAAATCCACCAGTGCCAGCCAACAATGCCTGCAACGCTGGCATCCAGCCAAGCCAGGCACCGAGCGCACCGGTCAGCCACACATCACCAAGGCCAATAACCTCCTGTCCGGCATACCGGGAGCCGACGCAGCGCAGTAACGCACTCGCACACACCAGCACTGCGGCCGCTGCGAGGTTGACCAGCCCCTGCGACTGCATCACAGCGGCAAGAATGCCGGCGAGCAGGCAGCTCCAGGTAAAATCACTCGGCAGCCAGCCGGACAGGCGATCTGTCAGGGACATACGGAAAACGAACAGACAGAAAAACGTCCACAGCAGCCGCGTCAGGCCATCAGTTGGTGCCATGATGATGAGCGTCAGTACACCGGCATGTAGCCAGGCGTAGCGCAATGCCGTTCGTCTGCACCACAGCTCAACAGAGTGCTGTTCAGCCAGGAAATAATGCACCTGTCCGGACACAGCCAGCAGTGCAGTCAGAGAGAGCACAAAAATCGGTACCATCAGCGGCCATGGCAGGGCCAGCGTAATCAGCGTCACAGTACGATCCCACGCCGTTCACGCAGCAGTTGGCGATAAATAGCATAAATGCGGTTGGCATAGGATTCGCGGCTTTCGTGTCTGTCCTGGCGAAAACCCGCGTTGTACGAACCAAGACAGTTCCACGAGATGCCGCACA harbors:
- a CDS encoding prepilin peptidase, with the protein product MTLITLALPWPLMVPIFVLSLTALLAVSGQVHYFLAEQHSVELWCRRTALRYAWLHAGVLTLIIMAPTDGLTRLLWTFFCLFVFRMSLTDRLSGWLPSDFTWSCLLAGILAAVMQSQGLVNLAAAAVLVCASALLRCVGSRYAGQEVIGLGDVWLTGALGAWLGWMPALQALLAGTGGFVLWQLAGRQSHGGPLGPWLCWGGQLLMLQMLYQPLLTW